The following coding sequences lie in one Liolophura sinensis isolate JHLJ2023 chromosome 4, CUHK_Ljap_v2, whole genome shotgun sequence genomic window:
- the LOC135464498 gene encoding SEC14 domain and spectrin repeat-containing protein 1-B-like produces MATPRPGGFPSPSLSARSERRSWGAPRNRASNSSSIPPPEAGRGIEALAIQEFLARGHVCLTGGRDHQGGPVLTFPSQTQIVEVKAQELSACLRYLAQIPSRESRQQGFSAVVDNRNGCWSNLSIVLAALQQSISTSLKQLLVISSGSSSERRLHANFKRERTNLDFEPHFIPINQLYSYVDSQQLTPDFGGSLAFNLESWLQNRLALEAFLRDVHQSSQQLDNAESQIVRSLQLDEKASPREILRRHQYLQDSIMNTPTKILRQGRDVLNQLQREGTSGFHNDASTLDNLESQRQVKRMIQYLEVKVDKVQEFLDDQDQALSHNVQFSELESGFKKVVNWVLGPGEKLLASQVDIGESCEAAEELRRRHEEIELKCTNTYGEYAEFRHVAEEMIKQDHLSKEDIISQRDYMDTVCRSFATRLERRRTLLINSVRFHRLAEQFSEKLDDLLELLCTDVDIDDVDTAEEAIKTLQEKCDSVDSTGENTLVVGQSLLDELSIPIKNAFGKDITPDHDKHIKYISRKLEELQERKMRCDELADVRRLKLQQILQLRTCERDAEQAINWINELCDTMMATQQEMGQTSHEAQNLQSQHKNFQSTALGTYEYGKQLLQAALVLRRSLRYDLNPNQEQLERLEAAWKRFSQGTHERAGRLTVAAAYMASADKLLNRIDQLNVILQQPQGLTPAQIVEKYTPTHEDILKDHKETEHMSSALHDRLSLPILSFDGKNKRLSIDDEGARDTIRNKQKRVNRKLGELEKRWARVMDIVAQQAKPHSQSLTNLTAPIPAKRHSLFQNGRRSAAETPLQTGSLRNLAVGSDFLDGGSSPQSSGHHHRFPSDGNLSSPVPQRSQSALQISHGHAGSPGSRSPRTSMSQQVLPGSQRSSLALPSSQRSSLALPSSQGSSLARSPHPGDVVRQQAYQQLASAPYEGQRSPASPSGSHGTKENGDKLLAEMEKREIVGITEPVWTI; encoded by the exons ATGGCGACCCCACGCCCAGGTGGGTTCCCCTCCCCATCACTGTCTGCTCGCAGTGAACGTCGGTCTTGGGGTGCCCCACGTAACCGTGCCAGTAACAGTAGCTCAATACCACCCCCAGAAG CAGGCCGAGGTATAGAAGCGTTGGCCATACAGGAATTCCTAGCCAGGGGTCATGTCTGTCTTACTG GTGGACGTGACCATCAGGGCGGTCCTGTGCTGACGTTTCCGAGTCAGACACAGATTGTAGAGGTGAAGGCCCAGGAGCTGAGTGCATGTTTACGGTATCTGGCACAGATTCCAAG TCGTGAGTCCAGACAACAAGGGTTTTCCGCGGTTGTTGACAACAGGAATGGCTGCTGGTCTAACCTGAGCATAGTCCTGGCTGCCCTGCAG CAGTCCATTAGCACCAGTTTAAAGCAGCTCTTAGTCATCAGTTCAGGGTCGTCCTCAGAAAGACGACTTCATGCAAATTTTAAACGAGAAAGAACAAACCTGGACTTTGAG ccCCATTTCATCCCCATTAATCAGCTGTACTCCTATGTAGACAGTCAACAGCTGACACCAGATTTTGGTGGAAGCTTGGCCTTTAATCTGGAAAGTTGGCTGCAGAATAGACTG GCACTTGAGGCATTTTTGAGGGATGTCCATCAATCTTCACAGCAGCTTGATAATGCTGAATCTCAGATTGTACGATCATTACAACTTGACGAGAAAGCGAGCCCACGGGAGATCTTACGGCGTCACCAGTATCTCCAGGATTCCATCATGAACACGCCCACAAAGATTCTACGTCAAG GCCGAGATGTCCTTAACCAGTTACAGCGTGAAGGCACGTCTGGTTTCCATAACGATGCCAGCACCCTGGACAACTTGGAATCACAGCGCCAGGTGAAGCGAATGATTCAATACCTTGAAGTAAAAGTGGACAAAGTCCAGGAGTTTCTGGATGATCAAGATCAGGCCCTCAGCCACAATGTGCAGTTCTCTGAGCTGGAAAGTGGCTTCAAAAAG GTGGTCAACTGGGTGTTGGGTCCTGGAGAGAAGTTGCTGGCATCACAGGTGGACATTGGAGAGTCATGTGAGGCTGCAGAGGAATTGAGACGGAGACATGAGGAGATAGAGCTCAAGTGCACG aacACATATGGGGAGTACGCAGAATTTCGTCACGTTGCTGAAGAGATGATCAAGCAAGATCACCTGTCTAAGGAGGACATCATATCTCAGAGGGACTACATGGACACAGTTTGTCGCAGCTTTGCTACGCGGCTGGAGAGGAGAAGGACTCTACTGATCAATTCCGTCCGCTTCCATCGTCTTGCTGAACAG TTTTCTGAGAAGCTAGATGACCTCTTAGAGCTCTTGTGTACAGACGTTGACATTGATGATGTTGATACAGCCGAAGAAGCCATCAAAACTCTACAGGAAAAATGTGACTCTGTCg ATTCCACTGGAGAGAACACCTTGGTTGTTGGTCAAAGTTTACTGGATGAACTCTCCATCCCCATCAAGAATGCTTTTGGCAAGGACATCACACCCGACCATGACAAACACATCAAGTACATCTCCCGAAAACTGGAGGAGCTTCAGGAGAGGAAGATGAGGTGTGACGAGTTAGCCGATGTCCGGCGCCTCAAACTCCAACAGATCTTACAATTGCGTACCTGTGAGAGAGACGCTGAGCAG GCCATCAATTGGATAAACGAGCTTTGCGACACAATGATGGCCACCCAGCAGGAAATGGGGCAGACATCACATGAAGCTCAGAATCTACAGTCACAGCATAAGAACTTCCAGTCTACAGCTCTG GGAACATACGAATATGGCAAACAGTTGCTCCAAGCTGCTCTGGTGCTACGGAGGTCACTGCGCTATGACCTCAACCCTAATCAAGAGCAGTTGGAACGGTTGGAGGCAGCGTGGAAGCGATTCTCGCAGGGGACACATGAGAGGGCAGGAAGACTTACCGTGGCGGCCGCTTATATGGCATCTGCTGATAAA CTTCTGAATCGCATCGACCAATTAAACGTCATCCTTCAGCAGCCCCAGGGGTTAACCCCTGCCCAGATTGTGGAGAAGTACACTCCCACCCATGAGGACATCCTGAAGGACCACAAGGAGACAGAGCACATGTCCTCAGCTCTACATGACAGACTCTCACTGCCAATCCTCTCATTTGATGG gAAGAACAAGAGGCTGAGCATTGATGATGAAGGTGCAAGGGATACAATCCGAAACAAGCAAAAACGTGTTAACAGAAAACTCGGGGAATTGGAAAAACGCTGGGCGCGTGTGATGGACATTGTTGCTCAGCAAGCTAAACCTCACAGTCAATCTCTCACAAATCTTACAGCACCCATCCCAGCAAAACGTCACAGTTTGTTTCAAAATGGCCGTCGCTCTGCTGCCGAAACACCCTTGCAGACGGGGAGCCTGCGCAACCTGGCAGTAGGAAGTGACTTTCTCGATGGTGGTTCCTCACCACAGAGTTCTGGCCACCATCACCGATTTCCGTCTGATGGGAACTTGTCTTCTCCTGTTCCTCAGAGGTCACAGTCGGCATTACAGATCTCACATGGCCATGCAGGGTCACCAGGGTCAAGGTCGCCAAGAACATCCATGTCACAACAGGTTTTACCCGGGTCACAGAGGTCGTCGTTAGCGCTTCCTTCCTCACAGAGGTCATCGCTGGCACTTCCATCATCGCAAGGGTCATCGCTTGCTCGCTCTCCCCATCCTGGTGATGTTGTCAGGCAACAGGCGTACCAGCAGCTAGCTTCTGCTCCGTATGAAGGCCAGAGGTCACCAGCTTCTCCAAGTGGTAGCCATGGCACCAAGGAAAATGGTGACAAGCTTCTGGCAGAAATGGAAAAG AGAGAAATTGTAGGAATCACTGAACCAGTATGGACCATATGa